GCATATCACCTTCTACGACTCGGCCCCGGCGCCGATTCCGCTGCCCGCCGCGGGCTGGATGCTGCTGGCGGGCGTGGGTGGCCTGGCGGCGGTCCGTCGGCGCAAGACGGCCTGAACGCGGGCCTCTCAAGGTCCGGCAAGGCTCGAGGGGCGGCCATGTCGGCCGCCCCTTCTCGTTTCAGTCCATCTGCTTGAAGTGGAACTCGCCGCCTTCCTTGAGGCCGGAGGGCCAACGCGAGGTGACGGTCTTGGTCCGGGTGTAGAAGCGGAAGGCATCGGGGCCGTGCTGGTTCAGGTCGCCGAACCCCGATTTCTTCCACCCGCCGAAGGTGTGATAGGCCAGCGGCACCGGGATCGGCACGTTGATCCCCACCATCCCGATATTGATCCGGTTCGCGAAGTCGCGCGCGGTGTCGCCGTCGCGGGTGAAGATCGCGGTGCCGTTGCCGTATTCGTGGTCCATCGCATAGCCCAGCGCCTCGTCGTAGCTTTTGGCGCGGACGGTGGACAGCACGGGGCCGAAGATCTCCTGTCGATAGATCTCCATCTCCGGCGTGACCTTGTCGAAGAGCGACGGGCCCACGAAATAGCCGTTCTCATAACCCTGCAGGCTGAAGTTGCGGCCATCCACCACCAGCTCTGCCCCCTGTTCGACGCCGGAGTCGATGAGGCCCAGCACGCGCTCCTTGGCGGCGGCGGTCACCAGCGGGCCGTAATCCACGTCGGCGCCGGACGTGTAGGGGCCGACCTTCAGCTTCTCGACGCGGGGCACCAGTTTCTCGATCAGCCGGTCGGCGGTTTCCTCACCCACGGGCACGGCCACGGAAATCG
This genomic window from Rhodovulum sp. ES.010 contains:
- a CDS encoding VPLPA-CTERM sorting domain-containing protein, with the translated sequence MTSWVAKDGDGFRWFYSDPKEAVFSGEWSTLSKGPSHITFYDSAPAPIPLPAAGWMLLAGVGGLAAVRRRKTA